TGCAGTAGGTGAGAAATCTTCCAATTCAGCAGCCTTTTCTCTAGCAAGGGTAACCACGCTTTCAGGAAAGTTTGCAAATTCTGCTACATGAATACCAAAACTTTGATCACAAGCCCCTGGCTCGACCTGGAGTGTATGATCAAATATGAAGTCAGAAGTGcatacaatttttctcaaaaatatacaAACTCTAACGTTCTAAGCAAGTTGGACAGAAGCAAACATCTTAGAGTAATTAGGAAAACAATGGAATTATAAGTCTTCAATCTTCTTTAAAAATGTAACAATTTCTTTACACATTTCTGCAAAATCTGTGGACAGTCTTCTCCATGAAACCAAACAACTACTTTATACTGATATTTTAGACCTTATGATGTAAAGTGTAAATATGCAAAGCACATTAAAAAATTGAGATTGGAAATGCCAGAAAATAGTGGGAAAAGATTAAGCAAAAATAGCTTGAAGCGAGATATAAAGAATATTGACTTTTCAACAGAAAATATCTGAAGTGAATTTAAGAATATCTTTGACAATCATTGTTCCGCATATTTTGTCCTCCTCGCCAATTCAATGCTAACCCACCAGATCACTCCACACTTAACAGTCTTATGAAATAAAAGACAGGTggcaaattttatattctttttaaggTGATTGTAAAATTCATAGGGGTAACTCATAGCTACCATCACTAACTAGAAATTTGGTCATAGCTTAAATTGCAATACAGAAAAAGGCAAAAGAACTAtttttgatctttctttttaatgaatttgtccaGTTGAACTGCATAATAGAAGCATAAAACTAAACTCTGTAGAAAGTTTTGCAAGGGCACTGATCAGTTGACTTTTAGAAACAAAATACAGGAACCTGGATTAATCAATATACAAGTATTGGCAATGATAGTTGTATGATACATTCATTAGAAACCCAGTCATTAACAGTTCCTTTCTGAAGCAGGAGCATAACCAGaaactatttaaatattttattttggattttcattgaataattttagattttaaggtttttatttatttagtttgagTTATGATGGGGATGGAATTTCATATCCTTAGATAAGGATTTGTTTAGTATTTGGATTAGTTTGGATTAGTATTTGAGTTCGATTAGGATTTGTTTTAGGATGTTTATCTTTTTCTTGAGATTCCTAGAAGCTCTAGatgatttattttgtaatcaaaCTATTATAcgattattaatattattcagTGATTATTCATGCAAGGTTTGCATTGCGTTTGGTGTTGAATCCAAACAACCTTAGGTGGTGAAGCCTAAGGTTTACAGTGGGATTAATCTAGGTGGGAAGCCTAGGTTGTCCTGCATCGCTTTCAGCACACAATTCTTCATTAAATTAGAAACTCTCTTTCCCTGACTTCcttattttcttggtttttggaAGCCACCTACTTGCTACTTatcaatccaaaaaaattagcacaTTAAAGGTTAAAGAGAAGTAAGCTGACCAACTATGGTTGGATTCGTGATGACACTGGAAAATAGTACTGTAAATAACCAAATATTTTTGGAGCATGCATCTACCTTATACAGCATAGTCAACTTGCGACTTGCTGAGTCAATGTGTGCGCTAACATGATAGTTTGCCACACCAACAGTTTGCTTCTCATGGGGCTCATGATTAGGAGTTTCACGAGCTAATGCAGTCAGTTCATGAAAGTGGGTTGCAAACAATGTAGGTGCTTTGATCACCTCAACAAGGTGCTCACAGATGGCCCAAGCTAGACCTGAACACCAAAAGATGACTTGATAAGACATTAATTGAGCCCATAAATGAAGCATGAttaaaataaaagcaatttATGGTTAATTATACaatcaatcaataaattataaattaatcattCCATTACTAAGATCCATATTATCAAAGGAACTAAGAACTCGGAATTGAagtaatattgttattattgaaCATAACTTCAACTAATATGAACAGATAACACAGACCAACATGCAAGAAAGTTCTATGTGacttaaaattaatattcaACCCACAcatcaaatattaaattttaaaaggtCTGATTCATAGTTCTCAGGAATAACATCTCCCAAAGCTCATGTAAAGCAGTAATCCATGAGTGCTTCAAAATGTGCATGACTACCACTGTACCACATGTTCATGCATCTCAGTAATCCATGGTTAGTTTGGCCTGTTCATGCATCTCAGTTTGTATGACTACCATTGTACCACATGTTCAATGATGTGATATTCAGTGTTTCAATAATACACATGAATTAGTCGGTCAGACATTATATGATGTTTACTAGGGTGAGGTTGGTGCAACCATGGCTTTGGCCATGATTTAATAAAATCTAGAAAACATCAATCCAAGGTACTCAACTCTAATAAAACTAAGAAATTTACTCTCTCGCCCTAGCCCAAGGCAGGTAAAGCTTGgttaaattgatttttgtaAAATCATGCTTGAGTGCCAGTGCTTGGGCCATTGTAAAATTTGCAGGGTATCTACAGAGCTAGGCTGGTAGTTTGGGTTCAATTTGCTTATCACCAACAATGAACACTTGGCCCAAATCAACTGAGACTTATGCCACCTACATCAGGTTGGCTACATGTACATGTATTGTGCCAAAAGTGGCTTGAccatagaaaaaaattatgtatagtGCCATCAATTTATGATATCTGCTTTTTTTGATTTTGCAGTCTATATTTTTCTGCTTTTGGATAAGTGAAGATAATTTGCAGTCAATATGCAGCaatcaaaacaatatatatacataaaagtAGAGAATTCATGTGAGAAAACATGAGATTCTACCAAGTGGCGCATTCCAtgcaaagagaattgaaatattttcaagtgcCACGttagagataagaacaaattaaatattgactttttgtttcatttcgttcaatgtttcaaggcttttcaaattaaaaaataaatattctttgtatttttggTTCAATGTATGAAGACTTTTCATCCTTCACATATACACACAAAactctttgcattttaattcacAATTTTCACCTCTTGCACTTCTACCCCTTTATATATACCCACCCATAGCCCTTCATGCCATCCTATGTTAAATACACATAGacaaaaaatgatgtcatttaccttcaatcttTCAACGACACCTACCTAGCTCTAACATTGTTGTTTCATCTAATTCTAACCCATATGAATTGGCTACAACTAAGGGGGGCTGGCATTTTATATTTGACTGACAATGCCAATTACGATTTTGATGTTAAGGTCAGATGTTGTGGGTTTtgaaatttatgtgatttgattgtgtgtgtttggaatgtgTATTTTGTTGTAGaattaaagagaaagagaaagacaccTTCCAtatcaactttaatttattctataaatttcctccaaagttttatttttatttttatttctcattacttcaattgaataattataatggatataTGTGTGAAATTTATAATTGTCGTTTTTTATGATGAACTCGTTACAAATAAAGTTCTATAATAATTATGCTACAATACATATACAACATTATCCGTGCATCGTAACTTActagtttttaaataatgcatGAAGCTAAAAGAGAAGTATAAGCCGACTATTCAATCTTATTTTGAATGTTCTCACaactataaattataatatgagagagagagagagagagagatagagagatgatCAAGTGGGAAGCTATTCTAAAGGTTCTATAATGATACCAACCAAATCCGTCATAAGTTGATGTCCCGCGCCCCAACTCATCAATAATTATCAGTGACTTATCTGTAGCTCCCTTCAATATGGATGCCGTTTCAAGCATTTCTTGCATAAAGGTAGAAACTCCACgtaactaaaaagaaaaagaacacaaTTTAACTTCGACAACAAGGAAATAACAAATTATCTTCTTCTGCCATGAAAGAAATCAGTTCAGAAATTGTATAACAGATGTGTAGCATGGAAAACACAAGATGCTCATTACTGGTGAATTAGTGTAGGAATGTAAAATgtctaaaaaataattgtatcaTATAACCTGAAAAACTTCTCCCCTAATATCTATATGCTTAGAAATGTATCATGCAATAAACTGATAACATCAGAGTTACTGCTCTAAACATACAAACATATTGGCCAAACCAGCCTATCCTCCTAAAATAAGTTTGGATCAACCTATGAGtcaaataaatcaaatttacATGGCCTCATTTCATAAATTTAGTGGGGTGTGTTTGGGATAGGCACATAAACCACATTTATTTAAATCCAAGAAAGCTTTCATTTCATGCAAcgttaaaataaattaatatttctgataaacatattttgaaattgttttaatgTTGTCagtattttgaacattttataaaataacgAAGTAGTGGATACTTTTATAAACAACCAAGGAGGGGACTAACTGGTATTAGTCCCCTATTAAAggcttaaaattaatgtcttcaattcattataaaatagaaaaatcttGCATATGGATGACCCCACCCCAAACAGTTAGCagcttttttaaaaatcttttgatcaacacaattttatatatataattcctaGATTGGACACACTGTTGTTGTCACTTAATAGTGAATCAAGTCCCTATTTAACTGATTTTGCTATTAAAGCAGCACCTAATTATACGAGTATGAACGTTAAAACTAAATCATGAATTTAGCTCCTTTTGAACTTTCTATAtgctttaattattttttcttttgtcctttTAGGTGGTAGTGTTATAAACAGCACTGTAAAGTCAATAAAAGACATCTGAAATACATTATTCTATAAAATCAGCAGAATTCGTTACATTTAATCTAAAACTCTATGCAGATTGTGTTAAGTGTTAAAATTTAAGAGTAAAAGAGGAAATGTAAAAATTTGTTTGTCCAGGCCCTTCTATGCATGACTCAGAGGCTTGGCTGACTAGTTTGTGTGTGCAAAGTTATTCAGTGTTTCCAAAGTTGTAGCTGATATGGGGAGCACAAAGACAagcttattttaaatttttttaaaagtattttttttactattagtcctttgcattttatttttattcttatacGTTAATTAGGTTATTACTCCTACATCCCAAATTGTTAGtcttctatttcattttgggaTATCCCAAAATAAAGTCctctttgaaaagtcaaaaaagtaatttcctaACACACCCTTTAGGcctttactttatttaaaaagtcaatacCCCCtctttcattaaaatttaaatcaacaAGGTTAGTTTTGGAAACTTGTATCTTTTTGTGGAAAAGACAATCCATTAAATGATGTTCTCTTAAAGAGTTGGATTTTCTAAACAGGCCTAAtatgggacggagggagtagtATTTAATTTCCAAGATTCAAGGGTATTATTGTAATTCGATAATGGAATTTTCCAAGTCtattagaattagggtttactTTTGATAGTCTATATAAGCACACCATTGTACTCCTATAGAGACAAGTTTATGATAAACAAAATTTCGCCTGGAACTTTTTCTAATGGCACGGTGCTGATTCCTACATTTTCTAAGTTTTAACCCAATTGGTGCTGATTCTAAGTAACCCTATGTGCTAATTCCtaggttatttttatttttctgttcctCAATTTTCATGTTTCATCAAGTTTTGGTATTGTCCTGCATCAGTACCAGTGCTGCTGCCTCATTTATCTGAATTCAGCACAAAGCCCTTAGACTgatgaaaaataatatagaaacAAAAGAATGATAGAAAGCTTTAAAAAGTACTCCATTTTATGTGTTTCATTAGTGAAACCTACACCAGAAAAAATTATGTAGTGGTAGATAAAACTCTTAAGAAATAAGAACTGCGTAGCAGATCAGTAGTAAAAAATAGCATGAAATATGATCCTAGTAGAATCAATTTAATATATACTAAGGTCAATCTTCAGGAGTCAAATGAGAAATTGTTGCTGAACTCACTTGGCAGTCACCAGCACCCACACGAGCAAAAATGCAGTCACGTACAGAAATGCTAGCTTTGTCACATGGAACAAAAGAACCAACTTGTGCCATCAGAATATTCACACCGACCTGCAAGCACATTATATATAGACATATAATCAAACCCATACAAATCTTAACTAGTAATTGCAGAGTTCGCCGGATTCCCCCATACAATGAGAAAGTACAACAGGTGTCAGTAACTAGAATAGATAGTGAAGTTTACTGTgttccaatcacaaaattaaatgcaacaaGGTGACCAGTTCCTAAATTGGTGTTCATTCCAACAAATCAAAAGAATGAAATACATAAATAGTATCTTGTAGTTACACGTACAGGAGCAACACATGGCAGTTATTTACTCTCTAGCAACTAATAGTGAAGAAGCATGTAATTGAATAATCAATCAAACCTGTCGAATAAATGTGGATTTTCCACCCATGTTAGGCCCGGTAATGATCTGGAACCAACTTTTCCCCCTGACCTGATTTGCAAGGaaaccccccccaaaaaaaaaccattccatttcaactttcaagagtggagaaaaaacaattttatagaGTAGCTTATAAATACTCACAAGTTTACAATCATTTGGGATAAAATTAACCCAGTCTTGAGCCTCCACACAAGGGTGTCTACTCCCTTCTAATATAATATCTCCCTCATCCTATCATAGCCAATTTGACAATAATTTTACAGTAAGTGAACTTTTctaaaagagaataaaaaaaaaaatcattactaaTCAGAGAAACCAAAAGCAGCAAATAACTAGTGTCTAATTACCGCTGGAGTGATGTCTGGTCTTGTGTAGGGAGTGGGACAACTAGAAGCCAAATCAGCAAAACTAAGTAAGACATCCAACTCAGAAAGCAACCCAGCTAAAGACCCAAACACCTGTAGAGCAAAACCTTCTTCAATCTAGAAAAAAAGAGTTGGGAATAAGAAACAAGAAATAACTAAGTTTAACTACCTCACAGAATGTTGCTGCAGTTTGAACTACTCGGTTAACCAGCTCTTTTTGACAGTTCTTATACTCCTCAAGTATCTTTTGATATTGGTCACCTAATTTTTTAAGCTTTGTATTGGTAAACTTAACTCCATCCTTTCGAGTTTCAAGGACAATAAATTGAGTGGTGagctttttccttatttttggCTCCTCCTTCTTTGTAATTCTAAAAACATGTCCAAACTGCGTGCCCTTATCTAACTTTAAGGCCTTATCTACGGGCAGATCAAGATCATTAGCAGTTTGTTTATGCAAATTATGTATTTGGCGCTCCAATGACTCTTGTTCATCTTTCAGTGCAGACAGTGCAGGATCATAACTAGAAGAAATCATGTATTCCCCATTCTCAAGTTGATCAAGGTCGACAGAAGTTTCTACAAGACCAATGAACTTATTCAGGTGATCATCATCAGTCCAGAACTCAAGCGGATCCAAATACCTGTCCTTGATCAGTGAGGAAAATTGTCCATCATAATTTTCCAGGGCACTTTTAATGTAGGGAAGTCTTATACTTGACTGCATCCAGAAGATGTGAGGCAAATTATAAAGAGGAACTTTAAACTGCAAGATATCTACTTGTAACATAAACATGTAACTGACTTATCAAATAAGAAAACATAAACATGACTGATTTTAAAGAAAAGCGTGTAAGCTGCATCTAATACCACTTCAAGAAGCCATCATGGTAAGCTTAATGCCAATAATATGCAAAACAAATCACTTCATAATATGCAACCCATTGAACAAAGGAAAACACATCAAGATCACCAAAATCACTTCCCTGAAGACCAATTACCACTACAATTTCAACATAGGCTGAATTTCCATTGCTACAGATCCCATATACCATTcttaacaaaagaaattaatagATTAAAGAAAAAGTGCCAGTTGACATTATTAGTCAGCAACCAACTAATGGGTTGTTGGTGAACAATATCTTGTCAGTTCAAAAGGAGGGAAAAAGAATAGTTTTTGCTTGCTGCTGGAAAAATTAGCTATACCAACCCAACAACACCAGGACACTACTAAACCCTACCAAATAATGACGATAAACTGGAATTTACCTGGTAAAGTTTTACAATATGCTGCAAACCAACTCTTTTCTTCTCAAGATTGTGCATCAGTCGCTCAATATCTGATATTCTTTTCAGGTGCTGCCTCAGATCTTGGCGAAGAGCAGTATCCTCCACAAATGCTTGTACCAAATCCAGCCTGGAGTTAATTTCCTTTACATCCAGTAAAGGCTGCTTTAGCCACATGTGCAATAATCGTTTTCCCATTCCAGCAGTACAAGTTCTATTCATGAGACCAAACaaactgaaatttttgtttGCATCTGTTTTGCTTTCCATGACATTCAGTGCCCTCATTGCAGTAGAATCTAGCCTCATGTAACTGTCAAGATTGTACCTACAGATAGTATAATTTCCATAATTGCTCTCATCTGCTAGTAATTCAGCATAAGACAGTAATGCCCCCAAAGCACCAGGTGCAAATTCAAAGGCAGAAACTAAGTCACGAACAGGTTCTTTAGAGCCTTTGACAAGCCTACCAAGATCCTCAACTAAGTCCCTTGTTTTGAACTCAGTTTTCTTCCTCTCAGTTAACATCACTCCACATCTAGTCAAAGCATCATGTAAGTTCCTACTTTCCTTGGATTTGCCACTCTCAATAGGCAGAAGGCATTCCTTACAACCAAGAGCAACCAAAGTTGACTCCGTATTTGTAAAGTGGCTATCATCAAGAAATTCAGCCAACCCAAGTACTCTCTTTGTTAAATCAATGTAACTTAACCCTATAGTGCACCCATTTTCACGGAAGTAGGGTGATAGTGCGACAACAACAGGGGAATCCTGCATCTCATTGTTGGCAAACAAAACATCTTCAAAACTACCAAGATTTCCAGGAGTTCCACTTTTCACCAGTCTCCAGTTTGAACCACTGCCCTCATAGAGCTCAAGAGTGTGGTCTGTTCTCTCCAGGAGAAGATCACGGGCTATTGTTTCGAACATGTTTTTGCTAACACTTACACTTGAAAGGGAATCGGATCCGCTGCCCAATTGTCGTAAAGCAGTAGTAGTGTGATAGTAGGTCTTTGCAATAAAAGTTGCATTTTCACCATGAGCAGTATAATAGTCCTGAATGATTTACACAAACATGTATAAAATAGGCAACCAAATAATgcatataacaataaaaatttgagaagtTATAGAGAAATTCTAGACAGAAGAGTAATCCCCATAATAAAGCAACCAAAGAATTATAATTACCAGGAAAGAGATAATTtcttctgctttttttttttttttttccgcttTCCTTATGCATAAAGCCcttctttgatttttctaatgaaattatttactaataaaaaaaaaaagtgaccaTATGGAGCAGGCACTGTACTAATTATGTTGAACTTAATCAGAATTGAATTTACAAACACTAATAAATGagaatgtaagaacaataagaagagagagagagcagaatTTCCAAATGTTCGGTACATATGACCAGGTAATCCAAAAAAATGCCTACTTATAAGCCTCAAAATACTGCCGAGAACAAGGTTGAAATACTATTTCACTACAAATGAGAAGCTAGACATCATGCAGCAGAGCAACATTTAGACATGCCCCCCACCCCCTGGATGTGGATATTCATAGACAACACAGTGCAAAGTAAGCCATAAACACCCAAATATGTCAAGCAATGATGTACATCTCTTTGAGGAAGGAAACAAAATGATATTCATAATTACCAGTAGATACATCAAGAATGCTTCCACGGACTAATATATAGTATATTTTAAACTTCCAAAGGGTGTTATTGAACTAACTTTATCATGACATCAATGGTTTGTAGCCTACTAGGAATAATGGTACTCAATCCATTATGATTACAAGACCTATGAGGTAAACAGTGGAACCTCTTTTGCTGCATTTCCCTGCACCTTCAGACCTGTGGTCtattgtattttctttatttggtgTATTCTGGGTTATGCTGGAAACGGTGGCTTAATGCAGTTGTTGGCAAGGAAGGATCCAAAGTAAAAGGGGTGTAAAAGCTTGGAAGATTGTTCCTCTGTGTTTTGTGGACTACATGTGAGAAAGGAACAATGggatatttgatgaagtttaaTGTCCTACTCACATTATTAAGCAGTCTTTGTTAAGGTTCTTGTTTGATTGAATAATTGCATTAGCCAACATCCAAGTTGTATCCTTTGTAGCTTTTAAAGATCTTTTGAACTTCACTGTGTAATTATTTGAGGCCATTTGGTACACAGCCTGTGTATTCCAACTCTTCCTTTGTTCTAATAAACtactttattcattaaaaaaatcacgGATGTGACTGTTTTACAATCTATGGCAAGCCCTACAAACAATAACAAGCcacaaaaaacaatataaaataaataggaaaaaaaaaaaaaaaaaaaaaaaactagactgGTAACCTTTACAAACACTAACGACATCAAACAAGTTGCAGCTATAACATAGTTGAGACATTTTGAATCTTCAATTTAGGTCCATCCAAATTATGAGAGGCAAAAGGACATAACCAATATGACAACATTAAAAGGTAACAAGCACAGTAAGGCAGAAAACATTGCGAAAACAAGACAAAAAGAAGTTCAGATTTGAACTGACCCTGCGATCAAAGAACCGTACAGCCCTTGGGTCCTGCAATAGAATTATTAAAACAGGTAGAATAAGTACAGTTCCTTAGGATTATTAAACAACATTTACACCTACCCTCTTTTtggttacccaaaaaaaaaaaaaaaaggtttagaaGTAACTAACACTAATCAGTAATCTTAAATAacccatttcttttttcttttcttttttcattttctaaatgCCTAAGCAACCAAAGAGAGCCAAAGCCCCAGAATCtgtaaaattttcactttatctGAGTTGAGCTTTCctattcatttaaataaataaaacccccaaaattaatttccttctcttttgGCCTCATTTTCCCGGCAACCAAACAGAATACTAGGGGTTAATAGAGACACTTACATTGGGTAGCTTCTTGAAGAATGAGAGGAACCCTTGAGCTTGCTTAGCATCTACCAACACAACACCACAATACAAAAATCAatcgccaaaaaaaaaaaaaaaaaaaaaaaaaaaaaaaaaaaaaaaaaaaaagaagcaaaacccaaaatagaaatgatAGAGGAAAAAGCTAGGGTTTCTTTATTGTCTTAAATTTTACCGAGTTTGAGCTCAGGAAGCTTGCTCTGCTCCTCAAAATTCCCTTCCATTACTGTTTGTCTTTTAGAGAAATGGCTTTTGGAGCCTCTGCAATAATTAAAAAGTTAGCGTTGctgttaatatatatacatgttatATATTAGGGTTCTTGAGAATCGAGAGATGGCGGGAAAGGAATTTGGCGCGGAATATTTTGGGGGCGCGTGTGCTACACGCTCCACGAGCTGTGTGTGGCTTGGTTACACCGAGCGTGCGTGCGTGTGCACAATCAAAATTAGGGGGAAAAGCTTCGGAGTTAGTTGGGTTTAAGGGCTGGGCCACTTAAAAGTGCCCAAACTCGGTCCATTCTGTACTTTAGATTGGGCTACGCTGAGCTATCTACTCTacatactttttgtttttgttttttcgttttttgtttttgagaagaaattCATTCAAATCAAAGAGGCCGAACTAGATAATCAATATTTGATGGTACATCTTCCATGTTCGGGTGACAAAATTTCCCTTTCTAGCCAGAGAATGAGTTACTACTTTCCTTTCTAGTTAGAGTATTACAAAGTGTTTAGAGGTCTAGGGGAGGAAAGAGTTCAAGCTGCAGGGGTTAGCAGCGtgttataattatttatcaaaaaaaaaaaaaaactagagtaTTACATTATGAATTAAAGGACCATCCAAAGTAAAAGATGGTTACTTTTTGGATTGAGAGATTTTATGAAGATTTGCTAGAAATAATTGCTACATACGGTGTGCAACAAACATTCAACCAACTGTTGTTGACAAATTTTGGGGGTAAAAagattttttcctttatcttcaGGGTAATTAATAATTTCCCTATAAACTTTGAAATTAAGTGATTTCCCCTCCTAGAGTAAgcccttagagcattcacaatgaGGTTGCTAAAATGACTATTCCTCCTAGAGCAAgcccttagagcattcacaatgaGGTTGCTAAAATGACTAAATAGTTATTTTAGCAACTCAAACACTAAAACACACTCTTTAGCAATGTTGACATTTTAACTcattgttttaatattttgcttCATTTCTACAATGGGCTGCTAGAGAGATAGCAGCTCATTGTAGCAAgttgctataattttttattaatttctttatttctttctcttctccatgtctcttttctctctcacttctcctctctctctctctctctctcagtaaCACATCATGCTGAGCCAATCCTCCGATCTTAGGCCTCATCAGAGCCGCGATGTAGTCCGGCAAGATCATGAGGACGAGTCCGccatgataggccaagaatgtattgaccccctgtgatgaattaaccaattaattagccaagttaattaattaattcaatttgcatgcaataagcgtggtagtacaaacaaatcaccaactaagttaatgtgcagcggaaaataaagttgacacggtgatttgtttacgaataagGAAAACCTACACAgtaaaaaccccactgggtgattttaagatcaccactcttgagaattcactattatcacaacaagcggttacaagtaaaagaatatCAGTACCTTAtgccaacttacagttgaacctttaccctaatacctaattggatttattctgtagtgacaatctctccttttaatgcacgg
The Quercus lobata isolate SW786 chromosome 10, ValleyOak3.0 Primary Assembly, whole genome shotgun sequence DNA segment above includes these coding regions:
- the LOC115963458 gene encoding DNA mismatch repair protein MSH2 isoform X1, whose translation is MEGNFEEQSKLPELKLDAKQAQGFLSFFKKLPNDPRAVRFFDRRDYYTAHGENATFIAKTYYHTTTALRQLGSGSDSLSSVSVSKNMFETIARDLLLERTDHTLELYEGSGSNWRLVKSGTPGNLGSFEDVLFANNEMQDSPVVVALSPYFRENGCTIGLSYIDLTKRVLGLAEFLDDSHFTNTESTLVALGCKECLLPIESGKSKESRNLHDALTRCGVMLTERKKTEFKTRDLVEDLGRLVKGSKEPVRDLVSAFEFAPGALGALLSYAELLADESNYGNYTICRYNLDSYMRLDSTAMRALNVMESKTDANKNFSLFGLMNRTCTAGMGKRLLHMWLKQPLLDVKEINSRLDLVQAFVEDTALRQDLRQHLKRISDIERLMHNLEKKRVGLQHIVKLYQSSIRLPYIKSALENYDGQFSSLIKDRYLDPLEFWTDDDHLNKFIGLVETSVDLDQLENGEYMISSSYDPALSALKDEQESLERQIHNLHKQTANDLDLPVDKALKLDKGTQFGHVFRITKKEEPKIRKKLTTQFIVLETRKDGVKFTNTKLKKLGDQYQKILEEYKNCQKELVNRVVQTAATFCEVFGSLAGLLSELDVLLSFADLASSCPTPYTRPDITPADEGDIILEGSRHPCVEAQDWVNFIPNDCKLVRGKSWFQIITGPNMGGKSTFIRQVGVNILMAQVGSFVPCDKASISVRDCIFARVGAGDCQLRGVSTFMQEMLETASILKGATDKSLIIIDELGRGTSTYDGFGLAWAICEHLVEVIKAPTLFATHFHELTALARETPNHEPHEKQTVGVANYHVSAHIDSASRKLTMLYKVEPGACDQSFGIHVAEFANFPESVVTLAREKAAELEDFSPTATITNDAQKEVGSKRKRECDQDDMSRGAARAHQFLKEFSDLPLDKMDLKQALQQVNNLKDELQKDAVNCSWLQQFF
- the LOC115963458 gene encoding DNA mismatch repair protein MSH2 isoform X2, translated to MEGNFEEQSKLPELKLDAKQAQGFLSFFKKLPNDPRAVRFFDRRDYYTAHGENATFIAKTYYHTTTALRQLGSGSDSLSSVSVSKNMFETIARDLLLERTDHTLELYEGSGSNWRLVKSGTPGNLGSFEDVLFANNEMQDSPVVVALSPYFRENGCTIGLSYIDLTKRVLGLAEFLDDSHFTNTESTLVALGCKECLLPIESGKSKESRNLHDALTRCGVMLTERKKTEFKTRDLVEDLGRLVKGSKEPVRDLVSAFEFAPGALGALLSYAELLADESNYGNYTICRYNLDSYMRLDSTAMRALNVMESKTDANKNFSLFGLMNRTCTAGMGKRLLHMWLKQPLLDVKEINSRLDLVQAFVEDTALRQDLRQHLKRISDIERLMHNLEKKRVGLQHIVKLYQSSIRLPYIKSALENYDGQFSSLIKDRYLDPLEFWTDDDHLNKFIGLVETSVDLDQLENGEYMISSSYDPALSALKDEQESLERQIHNLHKQTANDLDLPVDKALKLDKGTQFGHVFRITKKEEPKIRKKLTTQFIVLETRKDGVKFTNTKLKKLGDQYQKILEEYKNCQKELVNRVVQTAATFCEVFGSLAGLLSELDVLLSFADLASSCPTPYTRPDITPADEGDIILEGSRHPCVEAQDWVNFIPNDCKLVGVNILMAQVGSFVPCDKASISVRDCIFARVGAGDCQLRGVSTFMQEMLETASILKGATDKSLIIIDELGRGTSTYDGFGLAWAICEHLVEVIKAPTLFATHFHELTALARETPNHEPHEKQTVGVANYHVSAHIDSASRKLTMLYKVEPGACDQSFGIHVAEFANFPESVVTLAREKAAELEDFSPTATITNDAQKEVGSKRKRECDQDDMSRGAARAHQFLKEFSDLPLDKMDLKQALQQVNNLKDELQKDAVNCSWLQQFF
- the LOC115963458 gene encoding DNA mismatch repair protein MSH2 isoform X3, which produces MEGNFEEQSKLPELKLDAKQAQGFLSFFKKLPNDPRAVRFFDRRDYYTAHGENATFIAKTYYHTTTALRQLGSGSDSLSSVSVSKNMFETIARDLLLERTDHTLELYEGSGSNWRLVKSGTPGNLGSFEDVLFANNEMQDSPVVVALSPYFRENGCTIGLSYIDLTKRVLGLAEFLDDSHFTNTESTLVALGCKECLLPIESGKSKESRNLHDALTRCGVMLTERKKTEFKTRDLVEDLGRLVKGSKEPVRDLVSAFEFAPGALGALLSYAELLADESNYGNYTICRYNLDSYMRLDSTAMRALNVMESKTDANKNFSLFGLMNRTCTAGMGKRLLHMWLKQPLLDVKEINSRLDLVQAFVEDTALRQDLRQHLKRISDIERLMHNLEKKRVGLQHIVKLYQSSIRLPYIKSALENYDGQFSSLIKDRYLDPLEFWTDDDHLNKFIGLVETSVDLDQLENGEYMISSSYDPALSALKDEQESLERQIHNLHKQTANDLDLPVDKALKLDKGTQFGHVFRITKKEEPKIRKKLTTQFIVLETRKDGVKFTNTKLKKLGDQYQKILEEYKNCQKELVNRVVQTAATFCEVFGSLAGLLSELDVLLSFADLASSCPTPYTRPDITPADEGDIILEGSRHPCVEAQDWVNFIPNDCKLVRGKSWFQIITGPNMGGKSTFIRQVGVNILMAQVGSFVPCDKASISVRDCIFARVGAGDCQLRGVSTFMQEMLETASILKGATDKSLIIIDELGRGTSTYDGFGWSSLGHL